A section of the Pseudomonas fluorescens genome encodes:
- a CDS encoding MGMT family protein produces the protein MNEPADTPQTPAEMRRTALYLTLAQVPEGCVVSYGELAYLAGLGRAARFVGRTLSQLPEGSKLPWHRVVAAGGRISLPVGSASGDEQRARLRGEGVSILNNRVDIQRHGWRPVEHSG, from the coding sequence GTGAACGAGCCCGCCGATACCCCGCAAACCCCTGCTGAAATGCGCCGTACCGCGCTCTACCTGACCTTGGCCCAAGTGCCCGAAGGCTGCGTGGTCAGTTACGGCGAACTGGCGTACCTGGCCGGACTTGGGCGTGCCGCTCGCTTCGTGGGGCGCACGCTGAGCCAGCTTCCCGAAGGCTCCAAACTGCCTTGGCACCGCGTGGTCGCCGCCGGCGGTCGGATAAGTCTGCCCGTGGGTAGCGCCTCGGGCGATGAACAACGTGCGCGTTTGCGTGGGGAAGGTGTCAGTATCCTGAACAATCGCGTTGATATTCAGCGCCATGGCTGGCGCCCGGTAGAGCACAGCGGTTAG
- a CDS encoding AmpG family muropeptide MFS transporter, translating into MPRKTWRAALAAYASPSTLVLLLLGFAAGLPYMLVFSTLSVWLREAGVARETIGYASLIGLAYAFKWVWSPLLDQWRLPLLGKLGRRRSWLVLSQSLVILGLIGMGFCDPQKHLSWLIAIAVIVAFASATQDIAVDAYRLEIADDSRQAALAASYMSGYRIAALLATAGALFFAEGFGSTGFNYKHSAWTGTYVLFGVLMIPALLTSFFMREPDVPLRTQLQAGRYTFAHQLMSVFVLIILLVSVPAMFTQLYNTDFASVLFDGVSLLDLLLEDRAFLRAILYITLTALCLSAMGRRGLAPVLTPVNDFILRYRWQALLLLGLIATYRMSDTVMGVMANVFYIDQGFTKDQIASVSKIFGLIMTLVGAGMGGLLIVRFGILPILFIGGITSAGTNLLFLMLADMGADLQMLIFTISLDNFSSGLATSAFVAYLSSLTNLKFSATQYALLSSIMLLLPRLIGGYSGVMVEKFGYHNFFLITAMLGVPTLLLIALHWYQESRRIRLTPPSPD; encoded by the coding sequence ATGCCCCGTAAAACCTGGCGCGCCGCGCTCGCTGCCTATGCCAGCCCCTCGACGTTAGTGCTGTTACTGCTTGGCTTTGCCGCCGGCCTGCCTTACATGTTGGTGTTCTCGACGCTCTCGGTCTGGTTGCGTGAAGCCGGTGTGGCACGCGAGACCATTGGCTATGCGAGCCTGATCGGCCTGGCATATGCGTTCAAGTGGGTCTGGTCGCCGCTGCTGGACCAATGGCGCCTGCCGCTGCTGGGCAAGCTGGGCCGTCGTCGTTCCTGGCTGGTGCTGTCCCAATCCCTGGTGATTCTCGGCTTGATCGGCATGGGCTTCTGCGACCCGCAGAAACACTTGTCCTGGCTGATCGCCATTGCCGTTATCGTTGCCTTCGCCTCCGCCACCCAAGACATTGCGGTGGACGCCTATCGCCTGGAAATTGCCGACGACAGTCGCCAGGCCGCCCTGGCCGCCAGCTATATGTCCGGCTATCGCATCGCCGCCCTGCTGGCCACGGCGGGCGCGCTGTTCTTTGCCGAAGGCTTTGGTTCCACCGGCTTCAACTACAAGCATTCGGCGTGGACCGGCACCTACGTGCTGTTCGGCGTGCTGATGATCCCTGCCCTGCTGACCAGCTTTTTCATGCGTGAACCCGATGTGCCCCTGCGCACCCAGTTGCAGGCCGGGCGCTATACGTTTGCCCATCAACTGATGTCGGTATTTGTGCTGATCATCCTACTGGTGTCGGTACCGGCGATGTTCACCCAGTTGTACAACACCGATTTCGCCAGCGTGCTGTTCGACGGCGTGAGCCTGCTCGACCTGCTACTGGAGGATCGCGCCTTCCTGCGCGCGATCCTCTATATCACCCTCACCGCCCTGTGCCTCTCGGCCATGGGCCGCAGGGGCCTGGCGCCGGTGCTGACACCGGTCAACGACTTTATCCTGCGCTACCGCTGGCAGGCCCTGCTGCTGCTTGGGCTGATTGCCACCTACCGTATGTCGGACACGGTGATGGGCGTGATGGCCAACGTGTTCTATATCGACCAGGGGTTCACCAAGGACCAGATCGCCAGTGTCAGCAAGATCTTCGGCCTGATCATGACCCTCGTCGGCGCCGGCATGGGCGGCCTGCTGATCGTGCGCTTCGGCATCCTGCCGATTTTGTTTATCGGGGGCATCACCTCGGCCGGCACCAACCTGCTGTTCCTGATGCTCGCCGACATGGGCGCCGACCTGCAGATGCTGATCTTCACCATCTCCCTGGACAACTTCAGCTCGGGCCTGGCGACCTCGGCGTTCGTCGCCTACCTGTCGAGCCTGACCAACCTGAAGTTCTCCGCTACCCAGTACGCCCTGCTCAGCTCGATCATGTTGCTGTTGCCACGGCTGATCGGCGGTTACTCGGGGGTCATGGTGGAAAAGTTCGGCTATCACAACTTCTTCCTGATCACGGCAATGCTCGGTGTACCAACACTGCTGCTGATTGCCCTGCATTGGTACCAGGAAAGCCGGCGGATCCGCCTCACCCCCCCCTCCCCCGACTGA